In one Misgurnus anguillicaudatus chromosome 1, ASM2758022v2, whole genome shotgun sequence genomic region, the following are encoded:
- the lin7a gene encoding protein lin-7 homolog A isoform X3: MHETITVNGCPEYQARATAKATVAAFAASEGHSHPRVVELPKTDEGLGFNVMGGKEQNSPIYISRIIPGGLAERHGGLKRGDQLLSVNGVSVEGEHHEKAVELLKAARESVKLVVRYTPKVLEEMEARFEKLRTARRRQQQQLLIQQQQQQNLTVQQNHMSLFQKKKK; the protein is encoded by the exons ATGCATGAAACGATAACAGTGAATGGCTGTCCGGAGTATCAAGCACGTGCCACGGCCAAG GCCACGGTGGCGGCGTTTGCGGCCAGCGAGGGTCATTCCCACCCGCGAGTGGTGGAGCTCCCCAAGACGGATGAGGGACTGGGCTTTAATGTGATGGGCGGTAAAGAGCAGAACTCTCCAATTTACATCTCTCGCATCATTCCCGGTGGTCTGGCCGAGAGGCACGGGGGCCTTAAAAGAGGAGATCAGCTCCTGTCTGTCAATGGAGT GAGCGTAGAGGGTGAACACCATGAGAAAGCGGTGGAGCTCCTAAAGGCGGCCAGAGAGAGCGTCAAACTGGTGGTACGCTACACGCCTAAAGTCCTGGAGGAGATGGAGGCCCGATTCGAGAAGCTCCGCACCGCCCGTAGACGCCAACAGCAGCAGCTCCTAATCCAACAACAGCAACAGCAGAACCTGACCGTTCAACAGAACCACATGTC GCTGTTTCAAAAGAAGAAAAAGTAG